The following proteins are co-located in the Triticum aestivum cultivar Chinese Spring chromosome 1A, IWGSC CS RefSeq v2.1, whole genome shotgun sequence genome:
- the LOC123066352 gene encoding phytochrome-associated serine/threonine-protein phosphatase produces the protein MLLVLEPIPFPSLAASFDWIENKIVAPTKIQSPIRRNPSGEEREAVAGGFQRSGEMDLDLWIVKVKEGQHLAEHELQSLCEYVKEILIEESNVQPVNSPVTVCGDIHSQFHDLMKLFATGGHVPDTNYIFMGDFVDRGFNSLEVFTILLLLKARYPGHITLLRGNHESRQLTQVYGFYDECQRKYGNANAWRYCTDVFDYLTLSAIINGTVLCVHGGLSPDIRTVDQMRTIDRNCEIPHEGPFCDLMWSDPEEIETWGVSPRGAGWLFGSRVTTEFNHVNNLELVCRAHQLVQEGLKYMFPDKGLVTVWSAPNYCYRCGNVASILSFSETMERDVKIFTETDENNQMRGPRSAVPYFL, from the exons ATGCTCCTCGTCCTCGAGCCCATTCCCTTCCCCTCTCTCGCCGCCTCCTTTGATTGGATCGAAAACAAAATCGTCGCTCCCACCAAAATCCAATCCCCAATCCGCCGAAACCCTAGCGGTGAGGAACGGGAGGCCGTAGCCGGGGGATTCCAGCGCTCGGGCGAGATGGATTTGGATCTGTGGATCGTCAAGGTCAAGGAGGGGCAGCACCTCGCCGAGCACGAGCTCCAGTCCCTCTGCGAATAC GTGAAGGAGATCCTCATCGAGGAGTCGAACGTGCAGCCGGTCAACAGCCCCGTGACGGTGTGCGGCGACATCCACAGCCAGTTCCACGACCTCATGAAGCTCTTCGCCACCGGGGGCCATGTCCCGGACACCAACTACATATTCATG GGCGACTTTGTGGACCGCGGGTTCAACAGCCTTGAGGTCTTCACCATTCTTCTGCTTCTAAAAGCTAG GTATCCTGGCCACATAACCCTTCTGCGTGGAAACCATGAAAGCAGACAGTTGACGCAG GTTTATGGTTTTTATGACGAGTGTCAGAGGAAGTACGGGAATGCGAATGCATGGCGGTATTGCACTGATGTTTTTGACTACCTTACTCTTTCGGCGATCATTAATGGCACA GTCCTCTGTGTTCATGGTGGCCTTTCACCTGATATACGTACAGTTGATCAG ATGCGGACAATTGATCGCAACTGCGAAATTCCCCATGAAGGACCTTTTTGTGATCTGATGTGGAGTGACCCAGAGGAGATAGAGACATGGGGTGTTAGTCCCCGTGGAGCAGGTTGGCTTTTTGGATCACGGGTGACAACCGAG TTTAACCATGTTAACAATCTTGAGTTAGTTTGTCGGGCTCATCAACTAGTCCAGGAAGGCCTAAAGTACATGTTCCCAGACAAGGGTCTTGTAACT GTGTGGTCTGCACCTAATTATTGTTACAGATGTGGGAATGTTGCTTCTATACTAAGCTTCAGCGAAACTATG GAACGAGATGTCAAGATCTTCACAGAGACGGACGAGAACAACCAAATGCGAGGGCCGAGAAGTGCGGTCCCGTATTTCCTTTGA